From the Leptospira biflexa serovar Patoc strain 'Patoc 1 (Paris)' genome, one window contains:
- a CDS encoding prephenate dehydrogenase, translated as MNLQKVLIYGMGLMGGSLSLAIRDKYPKTKIHAVVRSKKSKESILEKKLADQVLTLEENQKINFELYDLVVFSTPVASVLNLIPSLPKTGSTIFMDLGSTKQSIVDSVDQHFEDLEHNYISTHPMCGSEQTGPLAALNGLYQDKLCILTKPKHARQTTFDAVKVFWETIGSWTIQMDAKVHDETLAYVSHLPHVISTLLVNVAGKNKTTMEQVSSIPKPITGGGFRDMSRIAGSNAEMWTSIFEENKSFLKNSIDEFISELTNFRELLIDDMTLDESKIHSIWELALKQKETIQKSK; from the coding sequence ATGAATCTTCAGAAGGTCCTCATTTACGGAATGGGGCTTATGGGTGGATCACTTTCTCTTGCCATCCGAGACAAGTACCCCAAAACAAAAATTCATGCAGTGGTTCGCTCAAAAAAAAGTAAAGAGTCCATCCTTGAAAAAAAATTAGCAGATCAAGTTTTGACATTAGAGGAAAATCAAAAGATCAATTTTGAACTCTATGATCTTGTCGTTTTTAGTACACCTGTCGCGTCAGTATTAAATCTGATTCCAAGTCTACCGAAGACAGGATCTACTATCTTTATGGATTTGGGTTCCACAAAACAATCGATTGTCGACTCTGTGGACCAACACTTCGAAGATTTGGAACACAACTATATCTCCACGCATCCTATGTGTGGTTCAGAACAAACGGGTCCCCTTGCGGCACTGAATGGGCTCTACCAAGATAAACTATGTATTTTGACAAAACCAAAACATGCCCGCCAAACTACTTTTGATGCCGTGAAAGTGTTTTGGGAAACGATTGGATCTTGGACGATCCAAATGGATGCAAAGGTCCATGATGAAACCTTGGCTTATGTTTCCCATTTACCTCATGTAATTTCGACTCTACTTGTCAATGTGGCTGGGAAAAACAAAACCACTATGGAACAAGTGTCATCCATTCCAAAACCGATCACAGGTGGTGGGTTTCGTGATATGTCAAGGATCGCTGGCTCCAATGCCGAAATGTGGACTTCTATTTTTGAAGAGAACAAATCATTTTTAAAAAACTCAATCGACGAATTTATCTCCGAACTTACAAACTTTCGAGAACTATTGATCGATGATATGACTCTCGATGAATCCAAAATTCATTCTATTTGGGAACTTGCACTCAAACAAAAAGAAACCATACAAAAATCAAAATGA
- the pheA gene encoding prephenate dehydratase, translated as MSNAEEELNKLRSDIDSLDTQIIDLIQKRAGFAQEIGRVKKESGGPIYRPDREKDVYEKVTKLSGGPLPSSVIRAIYREMMSGTIALEHPLRIGFLGPEGSFSHSALRSKFGTSIEAVPQTSIPDVFRMVEEEKLDYGVVPVENSTEGQVSSTLDMFLETDLFVYSELYQRISFSLLGFETNLASVKKIYGIRIGNEQCRNWISANLPNAEVVDTSSTAMAAKLVSERKDGLAIASKIAGEIYNLGVIAEGIEDYSGNTTRFLVIGKTESPQTKEDKTSIVFSIPNQTGSLFQILKTFNDASVNLTKIESRPLKRNLWEYHFFIDFIGHKSDPKIKFLLESIKSQCKALKVLGSYPTAGSFPT; from the coding sequence ATGAGTAATGCGGAAGAAGAATTAAATAAACTCCGATCTGATATCGATTCCCTCGATACTCAAATCATAGATTTGATTCAAAAACGAGCTGGTTTTGCACAGGAAATTGGTAGGGTGAAAAAAGAATCGGGTGGACCAATTTACCGACCTGATCGTGAAAAAGATGTGTATGAAAAGGTAACAAAACTTTCCGGAGGACCACTTCCTTCTTCTGTGATCCGAGCTATTTATCGTGAAATGATGTCTGGCACCATCGCCTTAGAACACCCGTTAAGGATAGGTTTTTTGGGGCCAGAAGGTAGTTTTTCTCATTCGGCGCTAAGATCCAAATTTGGAACTTCCATAGAAGCTGTTCCTCAAACTTCCATACCGGATGTATTTCGTATGGTAGAAGAAGAAAAATTAGATTATGGTGTTGTCCCAGTTGAAAATTCGACGGAAGGGCAGGTGAGTTCCACTCTGGATATGTTTTTGGAAACAGATCTCTTCGTCTATTCAGAGTTATACCAAAGGATCTCTTTTTCTTTACTTGGATTTGAAACAAATTTAGCTTCCGTGAAAAAGATTTATGGAATACGGATTGGAAATGAACAATGCCGTAACTGGATCTCAGCGAACTTACCAAATGCAGAGGTTGTGGATACATCTTCCACTGCGATGGCTGCGAAATTAGTATCAGAACGAAAAGATGGTCTCGCAATTGCATCAAAAATTGCTGGAGAAATTTATAACTTAGGGGTGATTGCGGAAGGCATTGAAGATTATTCAGGGAATACCACTCGGTTTTTGGTGATTGGTAAAACCGAATCGCCTCAAACCAAAGAGGATAAAACATCTATCGTTTTTTCTATTCCCAACCAAACTGGATCATTATTTCAAATATTAAAAACTTTTAATGATGCTTCTGTGAACTTAACCAAAATTGAATCTAGACCACTCAAACGTAATTTATGGGAATACCATTTTTTCATTGATTTCATTGGTCATAAATCAGATCCAAAAATCAAATTCCTTCTTGAGTCCATCAAATCACAATGTAAGGCATTAAAAGTCCTCGGTTCTTATCCAACTGCAGGATCCTTTCCGACATGA
- a CDS encoding DUF1343 domain-containing protein — MKFLKNITKLSGCQAAILTNQSAFGYNGKYHFQTYSEIFNLKTIFLPEHGLFAELQDQVSGDELQYLFGDKQIINLYGKEEISLVPPRESLQNLDVVIIDIKDVGSRYYTFLTTAYYILEEISKIKKETGKAPIFLVIDSPNPIGTKVEGTPLVDTYQSFVGVKTVLHRHGLTPGGLLTYYNDTFHLNVDVVVVPIGVYHQKKNSSFEWVPPSPNIPTQNTCFVYPGMCLLEGTNLSEGRGTTKPFETFGAPYLLGSAKLELEKRLSNHQKDSFRLRNLRFLPTFHKYVGTICEGYQLMVLRPKQFHSLYFVLFFLKQLRELFPDQFAFLKGVYEFRSDRPAIELLVGDPYLLDYLYGNHTESDLEMYLKENETRWSKAIKPYRY; from the coding sequence ATGAAGTTTTTAAAAAATATTACAAAACTGAGCGGTTGTCAGGCGGCCATTTTAACCAACCAAAGTGCTTTTGGTTACAACGGAAAGTATCACTTCCAAACTTATTCTGAAATTTTTAATCTCAAAACCATTTTTTTACCAGAACATGGGTTGTTTGCTGAGTTGCAAGACCAGGTGAGCGGAGATGAGTTGCAGTATCTTTTTGGGGATAAACAAATTATTAATTTGTATGGCAAAGAAGAAATTAGTTTGGTTCCTCCGAGGGAAAGTTTACAAAACTTAGATGTTGTCATCATTGATATCAAAGATGTTGGATCCAGATATTACACATTTTTAACGACTGCGTATTATATTTTAGAAGAAATTTCTAAAATCAAAAAAGAAACAGGTAAGGCTCCAATTTTTTTGGTCATCGATTCTCCAAATCCCATAGGAACAAAGGTAGAGGGAACTCCATTAGTGGATACCTATCAATCGTTTGTGGGAGTGAAAACCGTATTACACCGACATGGGCTCACACCCGGGGGCCTACTCACTTATTATAATGATACTTTCCACTTGAATGTAGATGTCGTGGTCGTGCCAATCGGTGTTTACCACCAGAAAAAAAATTCATCTTTCGAATGGGTACCACCTTCGCCTAATATTCCGACGCAAAACACTTGTTTTGTGTATCCAGGAATGTGTTTACTCGAAGGAACCAATCTTTCGGAAGGCAGGGGAACCACAAAACCATTTGAAACCTTTGGTGCTCCCTATCTACTTGGTTCTGCAAAACTCGAACTTGAAAAACGATTATCGAATCATCAAAAAGATTCGTTCCGACTGCGTAACTTACGTTTTTTACCTACCTTCCATAAATATGTTGGTACGATTTGTGAGGGTTACCAGCTCATGGTTTTAAGACCGAAACAATTCCATTCTTTGTACTTTGTTTTATTTTTTCTCAAACAACTCCGTGAGTTGTTTCCTGATCAGTTTGCATTTTTAAAAGGTGTGTATGAGTTTCGTTCGGATCGGCCAGCCATTGAACTCCTTGTGGGTGATCCTTACTTACTCGACTATTTGTACGGAAACCATACGGAATCTGATTTGGAAATGTACCTGAAAGAAAATGAAACTCGATGGTCTAAGGCAATAAAACCTTACCGGTACTAA